A stretch of the Candidatus Zixiibacteriota bacterium genome encodes the following:
- a CDS encoding ABC transporter ATP-binding protein, which produces MDSVFYEHEQEDGISSKEAFRGLLPLLQPHRKRLLWNLALLILATVLSLAGPIIIQKSIDVAAAAGRQIAEAAPAAAQTAVAAGTEVKSTIVRWSLLYISILLVFLVTSYAQRVHLEIIGQDIITGLKQRCFDHVLGLSVSYFDRNPVGRLLSRVESDGESLRQLFANIVVMLVGDILMISGTLAVMFYYNWKLTLLVVAMAPIVFALIWGYQRYTTPRFLDVRKRMADVTATMTEFLQGMNVVQVFNRQGWATDRMRTVNRRKFRVEAEAHIGNTAFGNALVFLEKVAIAGVTFFGALLVLNATGTADAAGAMSAGVIVAFILYIRRFFDPIHRSAEELHVIQRAIAGARRIFGLLNCEERIVQIPSPKSWPGFADVIRFENVGLSYTNDGKYAVRAIDFEIRKGEKVALVGVTGGGKSTIVNLLLRFYDPTEGRITVDGIDVRELTLADLRGKFGLVLQDIFLFPGNVRENITLGQGGVSEEALHAAAHLVSADRFVEHLPKGYDTPISDRGGNLSRGERQLLSFARAMVFNPQVLLLDEATSSVDPDTEKRIQVALKRLLTGRTSLIIAHRLSTILDADKILVIREGRIIERGTHRELLAQGGYYEKLFRLQFQEPEKLKVTNVEQV; this is translated from the coding sequence ATGGACTCAGTCTTTTACGAACACGAACAAGAAGACGGCATCAGCAGCAAAGAGGCCTTCCGCGGCCTGCTGCCGCTGCTCCAGCCGCACCGCAAGCGCCTGCTGTGGAATTTGGCGCTGTTGATTCTGGCCACGGTCTTGTCGCTGGCCGGCCCGATCATCATTCAGAAGTCGATTGATGTCGCCGCGGCTGCCGGACGGCAGATCGCCGAGGCTGCGCCTGCGGCGGCCCAGACTGCCGTCGCCGCCGGCACCGAGGTCAAGAGCACCATCGTGCGCTGGTCGCTGCTCTATATCTCGATCCTGCTGGTCTTCCTCGTCACGAGCTACGCCCAGCGTGTGCATCTGGAGATCATCGGCCAGGATATCATCACCGGTCTCAAACAGCGCTGCTTTGATCACGTGCTTGGCCTGTCGGTTTCCTATTTCGACCGCAATCCGGTCGGCCGGCTGTTGTCGCGGGTTGAATCCGACGGCGAATCGCTGCGGCAGTTGTTCGCTAATATCGTCGTCATGCTCGTCGGCGACATACTGATGATCAGCGGCACGCTGGCGGTAATGTTCTATTACAACTGGAAGCTGACCTTGCTGGTCGTCGCCATGGCGCCGATCGTCTTCGCCCTGATCTGGGGCTATCAGCGCTACACGACGCCGCGTTTCCTCGATGTGCGCAAACGGATGGCCGACGTCACCGCCACGATGACCGAATTCCTGCAGGGCATGAACGTCGTGCAGGTCTTCAACCGGCAGGGTTGGGCCACCGACCGGATGCGCACGGTCAATCGCCGCAAGTTCCGCGTCGAGGCCGAAGCCCACATCGGGAACACGGCCTTCGGCAACGCGCTGGTGTTTCTCGAGAAGGTCGCGATCGCGGGCGTCACGTTCTTCGGCGCGCTGCTCGTGCTCAATGCCACTGGCACTGCCGATGCTGCCGGCGCGATGTCGGCGGGCGTGATTGTGGCGTTCATCCTGTATATCCGCCGCTTCTTCGACCCGATCCATCGCTCGGCGGAGGAGTTGCACGTCATCCAGAGAGCCATTGCCGGCGCTCGCCGCATTTTCGGCCTGCTCAACTGCGAGGAGCGCATCGTGCAGATACCGTCACCGAAGTCGTGGCCGGGATTTGCCGACGTCATCCGTTTCGAAAACGTCGGCCTCTCGTACACCAACGACGGCAAATACGCCGTCCGCGCTATCGACTTCGAAATCCGCAAGGGTGAGAAGGTCGCACTGGTCGGCGTTACCGGCGGCGGCAAGAGCACAATCGTCAACCTGCTGCTGCGCTTCTACGATCCGACCGAAGGCCGCATTACGGTGGACGGCATCGATGTCCGCGAGCTGACGCTGGCCGATTTGCGCGGCAAGTTCGGCCTGGTCCTGCAGGACATCTTCCTCTTCCCCGGCAATGTGCGCGAGAACATCACGCTCGGTCAGGGTGGAGTCTCGGAGGAAGCGTTGCATGCGGCGGCGCATCTGGTCTCGGCCGATCGCTTCGTCGAGCATCTGCCGAAGGGCTACGACACGCCGATCTCCGATCGCGGCGGCAATCTCAGCCGCGGCGAACGGCAACTGCTGTCGTTTGCCCGCGCCATGGTCTTTAATCCGCAGGTGTTGCTGCTCGACGAGGCCACCAGCTCCGTTGATCCCGACACCGAGAAGCGGATTCAAGTGGCGCTCAAGCGCCTGCTGACCGGGCGCACGTCGCTCATCATCGCGCATCGACTCTCAACGATTCTCGATGCCGACAAAATTCTGGTGATTCGCGAGGGCCGCATCATCGAGCGCGGCACGCATCGCGAACTGCTGGCGCAGGGCGGATACTATGAGAAATTGTTCCGCCTGCAGTTCCAGGAACCGGAG